One genomic region from Ptychodera flava strain L36383 chromosome 5, AS_Pfla_20210202, whole genome shotgun sequence encodes:
- the LOC139133732 gene encoding uncharacterized protein, which translates to MKSSYLILLLFLVSRETFGQSHCDFTVIGSQAVGENDILVPVNYDVAVVQGVNLILDSGVYVAEEKDICVTRHRAGDTTVVGCTNGVPSHIDYIVSQHSLEEYKGTWSLNIYNLQSYHNESKYVWTYRDTEDIIGETNIRLIESNSAELWVNAASGRNMSVVLKLDEDLQDAKDIAYETADKILFSYENRQGFAQDCYVYHKASRIFPIHRHNFLAINKIDVAKCTSEGKHVLTVTPNAFRNPERTSVFIEVEGEVHVDSTVVHKPEFQRDTAVLQCTANSKIFTSTWFINDIKIQNDERHRVVNGITKSTLTVKDVNDDDVDYYHCQVKTCDGEGYSQKISLKTTDDATIENVFYCSVNYILMALFALSLFLNIVFVAATACKVCKLREKTKLIYTTLNSSSNGINEKIGTKALEV; encoded by the exons ATGAAGTCAAGttatttgattctgttgttGTTCTTGGTATCGAGGGAAACTTTTGGCCAGTCTCATTGTGATTTCACCGTCATCG GATCACAAGCTGTCggagaaaatgatattttggttCCTGTAAATTATGACGTTGCTGTAGTGCAAGGAGTTAACTTGATTCTGGATTCTGGAGTTTACGTAGCAGAGGAAAAAGATATATGCGTAACAAGACACAGAGCAG GCGACACTACTGTTGTTGGGTGTACCAATGGAGTTCCGAGCCATATTGACTACATAGTATCTCAGCATAGCCTCGAAGAATACAAAGGAACCTGGAGTCTTaacatttacaatttacaaagcTACCACAACGAATCTAAATACGTATGGACATATCGTGACACAGAAGATATCATCGGGGAAACGAATATCCGTCTCATAG AAAGCAACTCGGCTGAACTTTGGGTAAATGCTGCGAGTGGAAGGAATATGTCAGTGGTATTAAAACTGGACGAGGACTTACAAGATGCCAAAGACATCGCGTATGAAACGGCTGACAAGATCCTATTTTCTTATGAGAACAGACAAGGATTTGCCCAAGACTGTTACGTATATCATAAGGCATCACGTATTTTTCCAATTCACCGACATAATTTTCTAGCAATCAACAAAATCGATGTCGCAAAGTGTACCTCTGAGGGAAAACACGTTTTGACAGTCACTCCAAATGCTTTCAGGAATCCTGAAAGGACGTCAGTTTTCATTGAAGTTGAAG gaGAGGTTCATGTCGACAGCACCGTCGTACATAAACCAGAGTTTCAAAGGGACACGGCTGTACTACAATGCACAGCCAACAGTAAGATATTCACTTCAACGTGGTTTATCAACGATATTAAAATACAG AACGACGAAAGACACCGTGTTGTCAATGGCATCACCAAGAGCACACTAACAGTTAAAGACGTCAATGACGATGACGTTGATTACTATCACTGCCAAGTTAAGACGTGCGACGGTGAAGGTTACAGTCAGAAAATCAGTCTGAAGACAACAG ATGACGCAACGATCGAGAATGTGTTCTACTGTTCCGTTAACTACATACTGATGGCACTGTTCGCACTCTCCCTCTTCCTCAACATTGTTTTTGTTGCCGCCACTGCATGTAAGGTCTGCAAACTCAGAGAAAAAACAAAG CTTATCTACACGACACTCAATTCTTCGTCGAATGGAATAAACGAAAAGATCGGAACCAAAGCACTTGAAGTGTAG